The window TCCAGAAAAAGGTCTGACCAATGCGCCAGCTCATGACCGATAATTTGCAACAGATGATTTTCCGACAAACCTTTGTAGTGAGCACTCAGTGTCTGCAAGTCTGGGCTGTTCTCGTAGCTATCTAGTTGATGCTGGTAAATCTTTTTCCAAACTGCTAAGTCTGGTGTCATGACCATGCGGATATCATTAGTGTAGGCTGGTACGGGACTTTGGACAAGTAATTTTCTTGCGGCTTCTTCATTTGCCCAGATAAGGGCTTGGGGCAAATCACGAACTTGATATTCCTTCCTTAGAAAATGGATATAGTCATGCCATTTTGCCTCGTATTTCAAGACAAATTGCTGATAGTTAAACAGCTGTTCTTGGCTATCCACTAGATAAAAATTCTTCATATCCTCTCTTTCATCTCTGGCAAAACAGAAAAAGAACCACATTCTCTTCCCCTGTCAGCAGACATAGGGGCGTTGAGAACGCGGTTCCACCCTAATTTATTACTTCATTTATATGATTGATAAGTAGTCGGATGAGGTCACGACTGGGAAAGCGCCAATTATTTCAAGACTGGCTTGGCTTCCACTCTCCCAAGCTCGCTAGACAGGCTTTTGAAACAACCTTCTTTCATGCTTAGTATTGTAGCAGAAAAAGAATATTTTGTCCAGAAAGAGCACTATTTTATCCGATTATAAACCCATAGTAGGACTGTTGTAATCCAATAGATATTTTTCTGGTACTACTCCCAAGAATTTTTCTACCTGTTGACTGATAAAATCTAGGGCATTTTCCAAATCTTCTACTCTATCAGAATTGACCAGTTCCATAACCAAGAAAGCATTCTTCGTGCTATCTGTAATCATGGTCCGCTCACCATCGCGCCAGTTGAAACAGCGACAAACCGCTCCTTTATCATCCTTATAGCAAACTTCCCCTGGTAGAGTTGGATTATTGGTTTCATCACCAATCAGATAAAACTCATCTCCACCCTCAGTGACCGTTAGTTGAAGATCGCCTACAAATGTATCTAAATCTTCAGCACCACATGGAAGACCGAAACGCAAGCTTGCCGCATTATAAATGTCCACTAATGGAGAAATTGTTGTGACTGGACGGTCACTAGTTGAACGCTTCAAAAGTGCTTCAATACTAGAACGTGCGCCTTTTTTTGTTTTAAATTTTTGATAGGCTTGACGATATGTACGAATGACCTCATTCTCACTAAAGGTATCTTCCGTAAGAAATTTCTGGGCAATTCCGTTGCTTTCTTCCAGTAATTTCACTAATTCATCAGGCGATTGCGCCGGCGTTTTATACCCTTTCAATAATAGCACTCCGATTTTTGCATCTGGAAATAAATTCCAAAACGATGAATCAACAATAAATTGTGACATATTCTCACTCCTTTTATACAAAAATCAGCACCCTACGAACATCTTCTAGGACCTAACGATGTTCATAAAATGCTGTTGCATGACTACCCGGTGGCAGTGTTTATTTAATTAACGTTATTGTATAAAATCCCAGAGAGAATGTCAAACATTATCTCAGAATATGGGGAAACATAACTTGATTAGCCACTTAGAAATTCAAAATAAGAACCCTTGTAGTCCAGACCAGTCACATTCTCAGCCGTCATGGGAAATTCAATGATTTCATAGTCTTGCCCTTGGGCATTTTTAGCGGACTGTAAGACCTGATAATCCTCTGCCTTAATCCCTTCAAAAAGATCGTAAAAATTCTCGTCACTCACGGGCAACAAGGTCCTATCATTGTAAAAACGGGCAAAACCATCAATATGAGCATCGGTGATATCCTCATTGTTCACCCCGTCCAGCCAAATAAAGGTTTGTCGCCCCCAGATAACGCCTCATATAGCTTTCTCTTCTTCTTGACTCATATCGGGATTGCGGTTGGTACTGATAACGGAACTTCTGGTCAACATAGCTGTTCCGCTACCGTCCAGCTCCACTGACCCGCCTTCCAAAACAAAGTCAGGCACATCTAGGATATCAAAGTCTCTTGCAGCAGCCACTTCTTTAGGTAAAGCATCATCCAGCTGATAGGCCATTTTCTCACCCCAACCGTCAAAGGAAAAATCCACAATGTGTAGCTGATTTTTCTCATCAAAGACAAACATTGGCCCGTATCCTTAGCCCAGACATCATCTGACGGAGCAAGGACAAAATCAACCTGAGATAAATCCACTCCCTCATTCTCCAATAACTGACCAACCTGTTCTTGTTCAGCCTGGGCGTAGGCTTTCCATAGGTATGCTGATGGGGCCAAGTCAGCCAAGTCCCCACATGTTGTTCTTCCTCTGCTGGAAAGGTATAGCTAGTCTGTGTCCCCCTCTTCTGTTGGTCCAGTCAAGCTATAGGCCGTCAAACTCATTATCGCTTTCAAGGCAAGACCCCCTTTTGTTAATCGCTTCATCTCCGATCCTTTTCTGAAACCAGTATAGCACAGAAAAATGGATTTGCCGAATGTGTAATACAAAAGAGCCTTTCGGCTCAATTTACAAAATCAAACTCTCCCAGTCCCCACTCATAGCGATTTCAACTCGCTCGCGGATAATGGTGGCAGACCAGTCTAGCAAGGTCAATTCTTCCTGAGTCAAGTCTAGGTCCACCGTGGTTTCAATGCCGCTCCGCCCCACTGTCGCTGGGTAGCCTAGGTAGGTCCCATAGGCTGCTAGGTAGTGGGAAACTGGCAGGACTGCTCTGCTATTGGACAAAACCGCCTCAATCAAGGTCTTTGCCGCAGCTGCAATGGCAAAGTTGGTGTAACCCTTACCGAAGAAGACCGTGTGGCCGCCCACTCGTGCCTCCTCGGCTAGCTGGTCCAGTTCCTCTTTTGGCACCAAGGCCTGAATGGGTGTTTGACCAAGCCGCACCTGGCTCCAAGCGGTGAATTGGGAGTTGCCATGCTCACCCAGATTATAGCCTGAGATGCTGGTCGGGGCAAGCCCAAACCGCTGCCCCACCGCACGCTTCATCCGAGCCGTATCCAGCAAGGTCCCCGTGCCAATCACCCGCTCTTTTGGGAAACCTGTATAGGTCTGATAGAGCTGGGTGATGACATCAACTGGGTTAGTGATGACGAGGAGAATGCCTGAAAAGCCAGACGCAACCAGCTTTTCTGACACTTCCTTGACCTCTTGACTGGTGAAGGGCAGCTCTGCAAAACGGCTCTTGGCTGCATTTCCCTGCAGGTTGATCTTGCCAAGACTAGATACCACAATATCTGCATCCGCCAGAGCCGCGTAATCGTTGAGGATGAAGTTAGCAAACTGACCTGTGTTGGCAACGCGGTCCTGCATATCCAGCACATCCGCTGCCAACTTTTTCTCGTCCTTGTCAATCACCACATAATCATCAAAAACCTGACCTGCGATTAAGTCATGCAAGAGAGTATCTCCAACATGACCCAAGCCAATAATCCCAATTTTTCTAGCCATAGACTTCCTCCACAACTTCTTCTAGACGTAGCATAGCTACAACTACCTCATTTGCAGTGATATCCGCTCGAATATTGACATAGCTCTCTCTTGGAACGGTGGCCTTTTCGGCCACTTTTTGCATGGCAGTCAGGCGGTCTTCTGTCACTCCCAACTGGTCCCATCGGTAAATATAGCCGTTTTTCTGATAGAAAGGCAGGAGTTTACGGACTTCATCCTCATCCCCTGTCAG is drawn from Streptococcus sp. 29892 and contains these coding sequences:
- a CDS encoding B3/4 domain-containing protein, with the translated sequence MSQFIVDSSFWNLFPDAKIGVLLLKGYKTPAQSPDELVKLLEESNGIAQKFLTEDTFSENEVIRTYRQAYQKFKTKKGARSSIEALLKRSTSDRPVTTISPLVDIYNAASLRFGLPCGAEDLDTFVGDLQLTVTEGGDEFYLIGDETNNPTLPGEVCYKDDKGAVCRCFNWRDGERTMITDSTKNAFLVMELVNSDRVEDLENALDFISQQVEKFLGVVPEKYLLDYNSPTMGL
- a CDS encoding L-lactate dehydrogenase — its product is MARKIGIIGLGHVGDTLLHDLIAGQVFDDYVVIDKDEKKLAADVLDMQDRVANTGQFANFILNDYAALADADIVVSSLGKINLQGNAAKSRFAELPFTSQEVKEVSEKLVASGFSGILLVITNPVDVITQLYQTYTGFPKERVIGTGTLLDTARMKRAVGQRFGLAPTSISGYNLGEHGNSQFTAWSQVRLGQTPIQALVPKEELDQLAEEARVGGHTVFFGKGYTNFAIAAAAKTLIEAVLSNSRAVLPVSHYLAAYGTYLGYPATVGRSGIETTVDLDLTQEELTLLDWSATIIRERVEIAMSGDWESLIL
- a CDS encoding elongation factor Tu; translation: MKNFYLVDSQEQLFNYQQFVLKYEAKWHDYIHFLRKEYQVRDLPQALIWANEEAARKLLVQSPVPAYTNDIRMVMTPDLAVWKKIYQHQLDSYENSPDLQTLSAHYKGLSENHLLQIIGHELAHWSDLFLDDFADYDANIWFEEGMVEYISRQYFLTEEEFAQERFCNQLLVDLFQEKHGWHSLDAFGKSTYEGDYASIFYEYWRSFLTIDQLVEKVGSVQALFETYHKWAQSDQSVSLLNWFVQEELLEKEI